The genomic window GGGTAGAGGAACGGCTCCCAGGCGATCTGGTCGTCGTGCTCCCAGGACCGCGCGGCCAGGTAGCGCACGATGGTGTTGGCGAACGCCATGACCGGCACCGCGAACAGTGCACCCACGATCCCGAAGAGCATGCTGCCGGTGGCCACGGCGAGCAGCACGGCCACGGGGTGCAGGGACACGGCCTTGCCCATGATCAGCGGCTGCAGGATGTTGGACTCGATCTGCTGCACGAGCAGCACCACGCCCAGCATGGCCAGGGCGATCCCGGGGCTCACGGCCACCAGGGCCACCAGCACGGCCACGGCGCCGGTGACCACGGCACCCACGATGGGAATGAACGAGGCCAGGAACACGAGCACACCGATGGGCAGCGCCAAGGGCACTCCCAGCAGGAACGCGCCCAGCCCGATGCCCAGGGCGTCCACGAACGCCACGAAGACCTGGATCCGCACGTACTGCGCGAGCGAGATCCAGCCCCGGCGCCCGGCACCGTTCACGGCGGCGCGGGCCCGGCGCGGGAAGAGCTTGACCAGGAACAGCCAGATGTTCTCGCCGTCGAACAGGAAGAACAGCAGCACGAACAGCATCAGGATGGTGCCGGTGAGGATGCTGCCGGCGGTGGAGCCGAACGTCATGGCCCCGGACAGGATGGCGTTCGAGTTCTCCTGCAGGGTGTTGCCCAACTCGGAGAACCACTGGCTCATGGAGTCCGTGGTGAGTTTCAGGGGGCTGTCCTCGAGCATGCCCAGCAGCTTCTGGAAGCCGGCCACGGCCTTGTCGGAGAGCTGCGCGAAGCCCACGACGATCTGCTGCCCGGAGAGCACCAGCAGACCCAGGACCACGAGGATCAGGCCGAGCTCCACCGTGATGGCCGCGAGCGCGGACGGGAAGTGCCGGGCCCGCAGCCAGCGCACGGCCGGGGAGAGCGGACCGGCGATCAGCGCGGCGAGCAGCACCGGGATGAGCACCGTGGTGACGTGGCCCAGGAGCCACCACACCACACCCACCCCGGCGACGATGAGCAGCACCCGCCAGGACCAGGCCGCGGCGATCCGCACCGGGGCAGTGACCATGTCCTGGGGGTCCTCGGCGGGATGGGGACGGGAGGGGACGTCTGGGGCACCGGGCGGGATCGAGCCCGGGCGCGACGTCGGAACGCTGGATGACATGTCCCCTATCATCGCACCATTGCGCGCAGCGCTGGTACCGGAGAACGCCACGGGAGGGTGACAAGATGGCTGCCATGTCCACCACACTGCTGAGGGTCCTGGCCCAGCGCCGGCCCGCGAGCCTGCTGACCCAGGAGAGCCCGCGCCGCGAGGAGCTCGAGACCGTCCTGCGCGCCGCCGCGGGGGCGAAGTACGACGAGCGGCCCACGGGGTGGCGGGTGGCCGTGACCGACCGCCGCTCGGCGCCCCTGCTCGCGGCCGCCATGGCCGGTCTCACGAGCGTGCCGAACCTCACGGGCCCGGTCCCCCGGCTCAAGGGGAAGAAGATCAGGGTGCTGGCCGCCTACCGCGGCAGCCTGCAGTGGGCCTCGCGCGGCGGGGTGGCGCTGGCCATCGTCTTCCGCCACCACCCGGAGCTGGCCGAGTCGAAGAAGGAGCAGCGCGGGGACGTCCACGCGGCCCGCGGGGTGCTCGAGGCCGCGCTCTACGCCCAGGGCTGGGCCACCATGTGGTCCCGGCGCGAGCCCTACGACCGTGCGCTGCTGCGCGATTTCTACTCCCTGAACGAGCACGAGGAGGTGCTGGGCTGGCTGTTCGTGGGTCGCGCCGCGAGCAGTAGCGTGCCCGCGCGCGCCATCAACCTGCCGCCGCGCGAACTCGGCATCAGCTACCTCTGAGCCCGTCCCCCGGCGCCGGGCCACGGGCCCCAGTGCGACAGGGCGACAGGGCGACAGGCGACGCCGTCCGGCCCGCCCACGAACGACCGTCGCGTGCATGGACCGGCGGCCCGGTGCGCAGTGCACCGGGCCGCCGTGACGTGCGGTGACCGACCCGTCCGAGGGGTCCCCGCGACCGACCGCGGGGCCGGCCCGGGGACACGGCCCCGGAGCCCCGGCCGCGGCCGGAGGGTGGGTCAGTCGCTCATGGAGCGGATGATGGACAGCAGCCGCAGGATCTCCACGTAGGTCCAGATGAGGGTGACGGTGAGTCCGAAGGCCGCGGTCCAGGCCGCCTTCTGCGGGATGCCGCGGGCCACGCCGTCGCTGATGTTCTCGAAGTCCAGCACAAAGCTGTACACCGCGAGCAGGATGGCTACCGCGCCCACGATCAGCCCCAGCGGGATGCCCATGACGCTCACCTCGGAGCGCATGTCGAACCCGCCCAGCAGGCTGGTGCCCAGGTTCACCAGGGCGAAGATCGCGTAGGCCATGAGCGCGACCATGAAGAACTTGGTCACCCGCGGCGTCGCGCGCAGCACCCCGGTCTTGTACAGCACCAGCACGGAGACGAAGACCGCGAGGGTCCCGATGACCGCCTGGATCACAATGCCCGGGTAGCGGGCCTCGAAGATCCCCGAGACACCGCCCAGGAACAGGCCCTCCGCGAGGGCGTAGAGGATGATCAGCACGGGGCTGGGCTCACGCTTGAAGCTGTTGACCAGCCCGAGGACCAGGCCCACCAGTGCGCCCGGGAACGCGAGCGCGGGGAGCATCCAGCCGGCCACCGCCGCGGCGATCACGCACGCGAGCACGAGCCCGGTGCGCATCACGACGTCGTCGTAGCTCATGCGGCCCGTCTGCGCGGGGCCCGCGGCGGGAGCGTTGTACATCCGCTCGAGCTGCTCGGGCGAGTGGCGGGGATCCTGGTAGGAACCCGGCGCGGTGGCGTTCTTCTTGCCGAAATCGTTGAGGAGGGGGTTTCCGCCGGCCAATGTGACGTCCTTTCGAGGGCGTGTTCGAGCTGTGCACACAGGCTAGCAGTGGGATCTGAACCCCGGCAGGGAGTTCCTGCAGGGCGAACGCGGGCGGGTGGAGGGGTGCCCCCAGTGGGATTCGAACCCACACTGAGCGGATTTTAAGTCCGCTGCCTCTGCCGGTTGGGCTATGGGGGCCGCAACGACGACGGTGGGGTCGCGCGGCTGCGCGACCCCACCGCTGCACGTCCGGGCGGCGTGCGGAGGCGTGGCTAGAGCTTGGCCTTCTCCGCGGGGAGGTCCTTGCCCGCGGCCTCGAGGAACGCGCGGCGCGGCTCCCGCAGGTGGCGCAGGGCGGTGGTGTCCCGGCCGAAGAGCATGTTGATGCCCCACTCCGTGAACACCCGGACCTTGCGCTCCACGGTGGGGATGGCGTAGCCGTGGTAGAGCCGGTGCATGGCCCACGCGGGCAGCCCGCCGAGGTCCACGCCGCGGATGGTGGCCGCACCCTTGTAGAGGCCCAGGCCAGCCACGGAACCGAGGTTCTCGTGGTAGTAGTCCTCCAGGGGAGCACCCTGGTGGGCGGCCATGATGTTCTTGGCCATGGTGGCGGCCTGGCGCACCGCGTGCTGGGCGTTGGGGACGCAGAAGCCGCCGGGGCCCGAGCCCGTGAGGTCCGGGACGGCGGCGATGTCGCCAGCGGCCCAGGCACCCTCGAGGGGACCGTCGTCACCGGTGATCCGCAGGTCCGCACCCACGCGCACGCGACCGCGCTCGTCCACGGGGAAGTCGCTGTTCTTCACGAACCCGGAAGCCTGCACGCCGGCGCACCAGATGAGCGTGTCGGTGGCGACCTCCCCAGCCGGGGACTTGTCGCCCATGTTGATGAGCTTCACCACGTCCCCGTCGACCTCGGAGATCGAGGTGTTGAGCAGCACCTCGATGCCGCGGGCGCGCATCTCGGCCACGACCTTCTCGGCGCGGTCCTTGGAGACCTCGGGCATGATCCGGCCCATGGCCTCGACCAGCACGAAGCGCAGGTCAGAGACGCGCAGGCGGTCGTTGCGCTCCACGGCGGAGCGGGCCATGTCCTCGAGCTCGGCGATGGACTCGGAGCCGGCGTAGCCGCCGCCCACCACGATGAAGGTCAGCGCCTTGCGCTTGTCCTCCTCGCTGTCCGTCAGGGAGGCCACCTCGATGCGCTCGAGCACCCAGTTGCGCACGGACACGGCCTCTTCGATGGTCTTCATGCCGATGGCCTTCTCCGCGAGCCCCGGGATGGGGAACGTGCGCGTGGTGGATCCGCCGGCCACGACGATCTCGTCGTAGGGCAGCTCGAACTGCGGGCCCTCATCGATGCCACGGATGGTGACCTTGTGGTTGGCGTGGTCGATGTGCTCCACGCGGCCGTCGATCAGCTCGCAGTCACCGAGGTGGTGACGGTGGGAGATCACGGCGGAACGGGCGTCGATGTTGCCCGCCGCCACCTCCGGCAGGAACGGGAGGTAGGTCATGTACGGGTTGGGGTCCACCACCGTGACCACGCCGCCGGACTCCTTGATGCGGGTCTGCAGCTTCTGCGCGAGGGTGAAACCAACGTAGCCGCCACCCACGATGAGAAGGCGCGGACGGTCCTTAGCAAGTTGATTGAAAGACATGCCACCGAGTTTACCCACGGCACGGGGCTTTTGCTGACGGACCGTCCCCGCCCGCTGTGCTGTGCGTGAAATCAGCGGGAGAGCCTGCGGATGTGCAGGATCGCGGCCACCGTGAGCCCCGCGACCACCAGCCCGAAGGAGGTCAGGACCACCACGGGCAGGGCGCCGGTCTCGTTGAGCGGAGCCTGGGCCACGGGCGGGGTGGCCTCCTCGGTGACCTGCCGGGTGTCCCCCTCGGCGGTGCTGGGCGTGGCCGAGGGCTGCGGGGACGCGCTGCGGGGCCGGTTCTGCTCGATCCAGTGCCGGATGCTGCCCAGCGGGTTCTCCTGCGTGGTCTCGACGTCGTCCAGCACGGCCGCGCGCACGTCCAGCACCCCGTAGCCGTAGATGGGGTCCTTGCCCTTGTCCCCGGCGTCGTGGGCGGTCTTCACGATCCGCTGCGCCACCTGCGCGGCGGTGAGGTCCGGGTGCTCCTGCTTGATGAGCGCCGCGGTGCCCGCGACGAGCGGCGCGGTGGCCGAGGTCCCGGACCACTCGGCGTAGCCGCCGCCAGGCATGGCCCCCACCATGTCCTCGCTGGGCCCGGCCACCGCGATCGAGATGCCCTGGGAGGAGGAGTCCCAGCTCGCGCGCCCAGAGCGGTCCACGCCGCCCACAGAGAGCACCCCGGGGATGGTGGCGGGGGCTCCCACCTGGTTCAGTCCCGACCCCCGGTTGCCGGCGGCCGCGACCACCAGCACGTTCTTCTCCTCCGCGTACGCGAACGCGGAGTCCCACGACTGCGGCCACGCGGTGGAGTCCGAGCCCACGGACATGTTGATCACGTCCGCGCCGTGGTCCACGGCCCAGCGCACCGCGTCCGGGATCTGCTGGTTGACGTCCTTCACGCCCGGCTCCTCGTTGCCGAGCCACAGGGACACCGGGAGGATATCGGCGTCCGGGGCCACGCCCAGCACGCCCTTCTCGCGACCCGGGCCCTCGGCGTTCGGGGCACCGTGCCCGCGTCCGGCCGCCAGGGAGGAGACCAGGGTGCCGTGCTCGGGTTCCGCGCCGAGACCCTTGCGGCCGTCGGACTGTCCCGCGCCGGAGGCGTCCGTGCCCGGCTGCACCGCACCCTCGAGGTCCGGGTGGGAGCCGTCCACGCCGGTGTCGATCACGGCGATCTTCACGCCCTTGCCGGTGGCCCTGCGCCACGCGTCCCGCACGCCGTAGTCGTCCAGCCAGTACTCGCGCTGACGGATGTCTGCGGTGTCCACGGCGGGCTTGCCGTTCGCGGGCGGCGGGGCCGGGGGCGACTGCACGGGCACCGAGGGCGCGGGCCGGGGCACCGCGGGCTCCTGCGCCGTGGCGACGGCCGGGGCGGCTCCCGCGAGCAGCAGGGCGGCGGCGCCGGCGAGCACGGCGCGCGTGGTGGAACGGCGTGTCATGGACCCTCGGTGCTTTCCCGCGCGAGGCGCGTGGTGGGGTGCGGCGGCCCGTCCGACCGGGGCCGGGCGCCGTTGGGGGTGGGTGTGGCGAGGACGCGCCGGGCTCAGGGCACCAGCGACAGCCCGATGCCGTCCAAAATATCGTGCTCGCTCGCGGTCACGGTGCGCACGCGCCCGTCCGTGGCCCGGGCCACGCGTTCGACCACGCGGCGCCACACGAGCGCACCGGCCCCGATCACGTCCACGCGCCCCTCGTGCATGAACCCCAGGGCCGCACGCTGCTCGCGGGTCATGGCCGTCAGCTCCCGGCACGCCCGGGTCACATCGGGGATCTCCAGCACGGTGCCGTTGATGCGCTCGGGGTCGTAGTGCTCCAGGCCCAGAGCCATGGCCGTCACCGTGGTGACCGTCCCGGCGACCCCCACGAGCCGCGTGGTGCGCTCCAGGGGGACGGTGCGGGCCACCACGTCCATGGCCTCGTCCACGTCGCGCAGCACGCGCGCCTGCTGCTCCTCGGTGGGAGGGTTGGAGCCCAGGTGGCGCTCCGTCATGCGCACGCACCCCACGTCCACGCTCCTGGCGGCGATCACCTCGCGCGGGGTGCCCAGCACGCACTCCGTGGAGCCACCGCCCAGGTCCACCACCAGCACGCGGTCCGCCGGGTCCAGCTCCGCCGCGGCGTTGAGGGCACCGCGGAAGGACAGTGCGGCTTCCTCGTCCCCGCTGACCACCTCGGGCTCGACCCCCAGGCGTGAGCGGATCCCGGCCACGAACACGTCACGGTTGCCGGCGTCACGGGTGGCGGAGGTGGCCACGAAGCGCACCCGGTCCGCGCCGTGGTGCTCGATCAGCGCCGCGTACTCGTCCGCGGCGGCGAAGGTCCGCTTGAGGGCGGCCTCGGCGAGCCACCCGGTGGCGTCCACGCCCTGCCCGAGGCGCACGATGCGCATCTCGCGCACCACGTCCCGCAGCACGGTGCGGCCGCTCTCGTCGGTGCGGGCGTCCGCGATGAGCAGGCGAATGGAGTTTGTTCCGCAGTCGATGGCGGCTACGCGCATGGCAGGAGAGTCCCTCGGGTCGGTGGTGCTGGGAGGTTCGCGGACGGGCCCGCGGGGCGCGGGGTCAGGCCGCGGCGCGCCATGCGGGGTCGCACGCGCAGCGCTCGGGGGTCCAGGTGTCGGCGATCATGGCGAGGGTCTCGTCCCCGAGCGGGTTCACGCCGGGCCCGGAGGCCAGGCTGTGCCCCACGAGCACGTGCAGGCACTTGACGCGCGTGGGCATGCCACCCGCGGAGATGCCCTCGATCTCGGGGACGTCCCCGGTCCCGGCGAGCTCCCCGATCCGACGCCGCTGGGCGAGGTAGTCCTCGTGGGCGGCGCGGTAGCGCTCGGCCAGCTCCGGATCCTCGGCCACGCGGTCCGTCATGGCATACATCGCGCCCTCGGCCTCGAGGCGGGACACCGCGGCCGTGACCGCGGGGTGGGTCAGGTAGAACACGGTGGGGAACGGGGTGCCGCTGCTCAGCCGCGGGGCCGTGGCCACCACGAGCGGGTTGCCGCACGTGCAGCGCGCGGCGATCTCCACCACGTCTCGCGCCGAGCGGCCGAGCTGGGCACCCACCACGGTGAGGTCCTGGGGGGTCACGGTGGGGTCGTGCGGTGCGCTCACTTGCTGCTGCTTTCTCGGGGTTCGGGTTCCAGGGTGATGTCCTCCTGGGGGTAGGCCGAGTCCACCACGGACTGCCACAGCCCGTCCGCCCAGGCGGGCCGGCCGGCCTCCACCTGCTCCGCGGAGGACTCCGCGGCCTGGTGGGGTGCGGTGTCCGCACCGAGCACCACGTAGGCGCTCTCCCCCGGCATCACGTAGGACATCCGCTCGCGGGCCTGCTGCTCCACGTAGGAGTCGTCCCCCCACAGCTGCTCCTCGCGCTTGAGCTGCTGCTGGCGCTGCTGCTCGTGGGAGATGCTCGAGCGCAGCTCCGAGATCTGGGAGCGCTGGTCCAGGAAGATCTTGGCGGTGGGGGCGGCCAGGAACACGATGAGCGTGGCCACCACGACCAGGGCCACCAGGCGCCCGTTGAAGGAGCGCGCCGGTGTGGGGGCCGCCAGGGTCGAGGAGCCGCCGCGGTTCCTGCGCCCCTCGGAGCCGCGCGCGTCACGCTCCGGACGCTGCCGGGCAGCCTCTCGAGCGGGGCGCGGTGCGCGCCGGGGGATCCGGGGGCGGGGGCCGACCATGCATACCTCCCGGGTGACGTGGTGGGGCGGATCGTGCTCGGCCAGTGTACCCGCAGCGCGACGCCGCCCGGCCCCCTGCGTGCGCAGACGAGGGGACCGGGCGGCGTCGTGGGGCGTGCACGGCGGCGGGCCGCCGCCGCGCGGAGCCTATTTGGCGGCGAAGCGCGGGAAGGCGGAGGCGCCCGCGTAGGTGGCGGCGTCGCCCAGCTCCTCCTCGATGCGCAGCAGCTGGTTGTACTTGGCCACGCGCTCGGAGCGGGCGGGGGCACCGGTCTTGATCTGGCCCGCGTTCACGGCCACCGCGATGTCCGCGATGGTGGTGTCCTCGGTCTCACCGGAACGGTGGGAGATCATGCAGCGGTAGCCGTTGCGCTGGGCGAGCTCCACGGCGTCGAACGTCTCGGTCAGGGAGCCGATCTGGTTGACCTTCACGAGCAGGGCGTTGGCCACGCCCTCCTGGATGCCGCGTGCCAGCCGCTCCGGGTTGGTCACGAAGAGGTCGTCGCCCACGAGCTGCACCTTGTCGCCGATGTGCTCGGTGAGCGTGGCCCAGCCCTTCCAGTCGTCCTCGTCCAGGGGGTCCTCGATGGACACGAGCGGGTACTTCTCCACGAGGTCCGCGAAGTACGCGGACATCTCCTCCGCGGAGCGCTTCTTGCCCTCGAAGGTGTACGTGCCCTTGTCGAAGAACTCCGAGGAGGCCACGTCCAGGGCGAGCGCGATGTCACGCCCGGGCTTGTAGCCGGCCTTGTCGATGGCCTCGAGGATGAGGTCGAGCGCGGCGGCGTTGGACTCGAGATTCGGTGCGAAGCCGCCCTCGTCCCCCAGGCCCGTGGACAGGCCGCGGTCCTTCAGCACGGACTTGAGGCTGTGGTAGACCTCCACGCCCCAGCGCAGCGCCTCGGAGAACGTGGGCGCGCCGATCGGGGCGATCATGAACTCCTGGATGTCCACGTTGGAATCCGCGTGCGAGCCGCCGTTGAGGATGTTCATCATGGGCACGGGCAGCACGTGGGCGTTGGGCCCGCCCAGGTACTTGTACAGCGGCAGGTCCGCGGAGCTCGCGGCCGCGCGGGCGATCGCCATGGAGGCGCCCAGGATGGCGTTCGCGCCCAGCTTGGCCTTGTTGTCGGTGCCGTCCAGCTCCAGCATGGCCTGGTCCACGGCGCGCTGGTCGGAGGCGTCCAGACCGACCACCACCTGCTCGAGCTCCTCGTCCACGGCGTGCACGGCGTCCAGCACGCCCTTGCCCTGGTAGACCTTCTTGTCGCCGTCACGGCGCTCGACGGCCTCGAACTCACCCGTCGAGGCTCCGGAGGGCACGGCGGCGCGGCCGAAGCTGCCGTCGTCCAGCAGCGCCTCCACCTCGACCGTGGGGTTGCCGCGGGAATCCAGGATCTGGCGGGCTTGCAGCGCAATGATCATTGCCATGAAAATCTCCTTGTCGGTCGTCGACCCGTGGGGCGGTCTCGGCCCCGCCTCCCAGCCTACCGAGCGCCCGCGCATCCCCGCGAGACGCGCCCGGGATGACGGCGCTCACCCCGCCAGGGGGCCGTCGTTCTCCCGCACGAACCGGCGCACGGCCGCCCGCAGGGCGCGCTCCGCGTCCAGACCGCGTGCCGAGGCCGTCTCCACCTGACGCAGCAGGGCCTCCCCCAGGTCCCGTTCCTCCGCCTCGCGCTGCTCGGGCGGCAGCTCCGGCTCCACGGGCCGCACGCCCGCCACACCGTGCCGGCGGGCCTTGGACAGCGCCTTCTCCCCGTAGGCGAGCGCGGGCAGCGCCGGGGGGATGCCGTCGAACACGCGCGTGCGGTGCGGCTTCTCCTCGCGCTTCACCGCGTCCCAGCGCGCGGAGAGCTCCGCGGTGCTGGGCCGTTCCCGGGCGGGCGCCTCGGACGACGCCGCTGGGTCCCCTGCCTGCCCCTCGCCCACCGCACCGGGGGCCTCGGCGGGGTCCGCACTGCCCGGTGCGTGCTGAGCTTCCCCGTCCGATCGCGTGCTGCCCGCAGACTCCGGGCCGTGCTCCACCGGTGCGGAGGCGGAGCCGTGCCCGCCGCCCGCGGCGGGGTACCCGCCGGTTATGCCGGACTGCACGGTGGCCGTGCCGGACTCCGTGGCGGTAGTGCCGGACGGCTCGGGCCCCGTGCCGGGCTGCGCGGTGCCGAACACGGCCGGGTGGCGCCGCACGAGCTTGTCGGTCACGGCCGCGAGCACGTCCGTGACGTCGAAGCGCTGGGGCTGCGGGTGCTCCTGCCCGATCCGCGCGTGGAACACCACCTGCAGCAGCACGTCCCCGAGCTCCTCCACGAGCTCGTCCCGTCGCCGCTGCGACGGCTCCAGGGCCTCGACCGCCTCGACCACTTCGTAGGACTCCTCCACGAGGTAGCGCAGCAGGGACTCGTGGGTCTGCTCCGCGTCCCACGGGCAGCCGCCCGGGGAGCGCAGGGTGTCCATCACGGCCAGCAGCCGCTCGAAGCGCTCCCCCGGTCCTCCGTGGCCCGCGCCGGTGGCCGTCGGGGCCGCGTCCGGGTGGGAGGGCGCGAGCGGTTCACGGAGTGATCCGTTCCCCTCACCGGTCTGGGCGGTCGACGCCGATTCCGAGGACGCGTCGTCGTGACGCTCCGGGCTCACGAGGCCTCCCCCGTGACGCGGCGCTCGAGCCAGTCCTGGTACTCGCGCGGCACGAAGGCCGCGCGGGCGGCGGTGCGCTGGACCGCGAGGACGTCCTGCTCGCTCCAACCGGCCTCGGCGCGCAGCCGGTCGAGCTCGTGGGTCACGGACGTGGCGCTCATCAGCCGGTTGTCCGGCGACACGGTCACGGCGAACCCCGCGCGCAGCATCGCGGTCACGGGGTGCTCCGCCACGGTGGTGCCCCACGCGGCACTTGCGTCCGTCTGCAGGTTGGAGCACGGGCAGACCTCGAGGGCGATCCTGCGGTCCCGGATCCACCGCGTCAGGGGTGCACTCATGCCGCGGTCCTCGTCCAGCAGCCGGACCCCGTGGCCCAGCCGCAGGGCCCGGCCGGCGTCGAGCGCGTCCGCCATGGACTCCGCCCCGGCGGCCTCCCCCGCGTGCAGCGTCACGGGGATCCGCTCCCCTGCCAGGAGGTCGAGGGCCTCACGGTGGCCCGAGGCGGGGAAGCCCGCCTCCGGGCCGGCGAGGTCGAAGCCGACCACCGATCCCGGCGAGGGCTCCCCGGCGACCGAGCCGTGCGGCGTCGTGGTCTGCTCGGCCGCGCGCACGCGGCGCACCACGAGACGGGCGATCTCCGGGGAACGGTCCAGGTGCCGCATGGCGCACAGGATCTGCACCACCGAGAGGTGGCCCCCCGCGGCGCGGACCGCCGCGACGCCCTCGGCCAGACCCCCCTGGACGGCGTCCACGGCCTCGCCCAGCGTGAGCCCGCCCGACACGTGCTGCTCGGGTGCCCAGCGCACCTCCGCGTGCACGAGACCGTCCGCGGCGCAGTCCTCGACGTACTCCCGGGCCACCCGTCGCAGGGCGGACGCGGTCTGCATGACCGCCACCGTGTGGGAGAAGGTCTCCAGGTAGCGCGGGAGGCTGCCGGAGTCCGCGCTGTCGCGGAACCACTGCCCCAGGGAGTCTGGATCCGTGGCGGGCAGCTCGTGGCCCACCTGTGCGGCGAGCTCCACCACGGTGGCCGGGCGCAGCGCCCCGTCCAGGTGGTCGTGCAGCGAGATCAGTGCGTGTGGCCCGAGGGCCCCGTCCGTGGTGCGGACGGGGCCCTCGGGGGTTGCTCGTGAGGTCATGGCTCAGTAGTTCCAGTCCTGCAGGGCGTCGTTGACGTGGCGGGGGATGTTGGAGCCGGTGCGCGGGTACATCCGCAGCTCCTCGAGGTAGTTCTGCCCCGGCAAGCGCTGCTCGTAGCGCACGAAGGCCTCCTCGTCCGAGTAGTCGAACGCGACCTCCGGGGGAACCCCCGGGCGGAAGCGGAACATCATGGCCAGGGGGGCGCCGGAGCCCTCCACGTAGGAGTCGTCCTTGAGCTCCTGGACCTTCAGCTGCTCCTCCGGAACCAGCTCGAACGTGGGCCGCTGGTCCCAGAAGCCGTTGAGGCGGACGTGCGTGAGAGCGTCGTAGTACGTGCCGAGCGCGCGCACGCGGATCAGCACCGTGGAGACGTCACGCGCGGTGCCGTCCTCCCCGAACAGGTGGCGCTGGGCATCCGAGAGCCGTGCTGTCACGTCCCCCACGCTCAGCACGAGGTTCCCGGTGGCGAGGGCGTTCGGGTCCGCGTCCTGCTCCTGGGCGGGTGCGCGGTAGGAGGGGGACACGTCCGTGGCGGTCGCCAGCTGCGGGGCACCCGAGGGGTCGTCGTCCCCGGACACGCCCGCCTGGGCCGGCAGCAGGGGGTCCTGGGCGTCGGCGCCGAACGCGGACTCGTCCACGTGGGCGGGCAGCTCGTCGGAACCCTCCGGGGCGTGCTGCTCCCCGTGGACCTGGCCGGCGGGCGCGTCCTCGGCGACCCGCGGGTCCTCCCCGAGGCCCTGCTCGAACCGGGCGTCGTCCTCG from Kocuria rhizophila DC2201 includes these protein-coding regions:
- a CDS encoding AI-2E family transporter; the encoded protein is MSSSVPTSRPGSIPPGAPDVPSRPHPAEDPQDMVTAPVRIAAAWSWRVLLIVAGVGVVWWLLGHVTTVLIPVLLAALIAGPLSPAVRWLRARHFPSALAAITVELGLILVVLGLLVLSGQQIVVGFAQLSDKAVAGFQKLLGMLEDSPLKLTTDSMSQWFSELGNTLQENSNAILSGAMTFGSTAGSILTGTILMLFVLLFFLFDGENIWLFLVKLFPRRARAAVNGAGRRGWISLAQYVRIQVFVAFVDALGIGLGAFLLGVPLALPIGVLVFLASFIPIVGAVVTGAVAVLVALVAVSPGIALAMLGVVLLVQQIESNILQPLIMGKAVSLHPVAVLLAVATGSMLFGIVGALFAVPVMAFANTIVRYLAARSWEHDDQIAWEPFLYPWEIKKTAKKKNLTPDQVMAQLQRFRGKRHQEREDAEKKLEEKLEEKHRKDTRHRESSGHLEDTRH
- a CDS encoding Bax inhibitor-1/YccA family protein encodes the protein MAGGNPLLNDFGKKNATAPGSYQDPRHSPEQLERMYNAPAAGPAQTGRMSYDDVVMRTGLVLACVIAAAVAGWMLPALAFPGALVGLVLGLVNSFKREPSPVLIILYALAEGLFLGGVSGIFEARYPGIVIQAVIGTLAVFVSVLVLYKTGVLRATPRVTKFFMVALMAYAIFALVNLGTSLLGGFDMRSEVSVMGIPLGLIVGAVAILLAVYSFVLDFENISDGVARGIPQKAAWTAAFGLTVTLIWTYVEILRLLSIIRSMSD
- a CDS encoding NAD(P)/FAD-dependent oxidoreductase gives rise to the protein MSFNQLAKDRPRLLIVGGGYVGFTLAQKLQTRIKESGGVVTVVDPNPYMTYLPFLPEVAAGNIDARSAVISHRHHLGDCELIDGRVEHIDHANHKVTIRGIDEGPQFELPYDEIVVAGGSTTRTFPIPGLAEKAIGMKTIEEAVSVRNWVLERIEVASLTDSEEDKRKALTFIVVGGGYAGSESIAELEDMARSAVERNDRLRVSDLRFVLVEAMGRIMPEVSKDRAEKVVAEMRARGIEVLLNTSISEVDGDVVKLINMGDKSPAGEVATDTLIWCAGVQASGFVKNSDFPVDERGRVRVGADLRITGDDGPLEGAWAAGDIAAVPDLTGSGPGGFCVPNAQHAVRQAATMAKNIMAAHQGAPLEDYYHENLGSVAGLGLYKGAATIRGVDLGGLPAWAMHRLYHGYAIPTVERKVRVFTEWGINMLFGRDTTALRHLREPRRAFLEAAGKDLPAEKAKL
- a CDS encoding S8 family serine peptidase, encoding MTRRSTTRAVLAGAAALLLAGAAPAVATAQEPAVPRPAPSVPVQSPPAPPPANGKPAVDTADIRQREYWLDDYGVRDAWRRATGKGVKIAVIDTGVDGSHPDLEGAVQPGTDASGAGQSDGRKGLGAEPEHGTLVSSLAAGRGHGAPNAEGPGREKGVLGVAPDADILPVSLWLGNEEPGVKDVNQQIPDAVRWAVDHGADVINMSVGSDSTAWPQSWDSAFAYAEEKNVLVVAAAGNRGSGLNQVGAPATIPGVLSVGGVDRSGRASWDSSSQGISIAVAGPSEDMVGAMPGGGYAEWSGTSATAPLVAGTAALIKQEHPDLTAAQVAQRIVKTAHDAGDKGKDPIYGYGVLDVRAAVLDDVETTQENPLGSIRHWIEQNRPRSASPQPSATPSTAEGDTRQVTEEATPPVAQAPLNETGALPVVVLTSFGLVVAGLTVAAILHIRRLSR
- a CDS encoding Ppx/GppA phosphatase family protein, which gives rise to MRVAAIDCGTNSIRLLIADARTDESGRTVLRDVVREMRIVRLGQGVDATGWLAEAALKRTFAAADEYAALIEHHGADRVRFVATSATRDAGNRDVFVAGIRSRLGVEPEVVSGDEEAALSFRGALNAAAELDPADRVLVVDLGGGSTECVLGTPREVIAARSVDVGCVRMTERHLGSNPPTEEQQARVLRDVDEAMDVVARTVPLERTTRLVGVAGTVTTVTAMALGLEHYDPERINGTVLEIPDVTRACRELTAMTREQRAALGFMHEGRVDVIGAGALVWRRVVERVARATDGRVRTVTASEHDILDGIGLSLVP
- a CDS encoding DUF501 domain-containing protein codes for the protein MSAPHDPTVTPQDLTVVGAQLGRSARDVVEIAARCTCGNPLVVATAPRLSSGTPFPTVFYLTHPAVTAAVSRLEAEGAMYAMTDRVAEDPELAERYRAAHEDYLAQRRRIGELAGTGDVPEIEGISAGGMPTRVKCLHVLVGHSLASGPGVNPLGDETLAMIADTWTPERCACDPAWRAAA
- a CDS encoding FtsB family cell division protein, whose amino-acid sequence is MVGPRPRIPRRAPRPAREAARQRPERDARGSEGRRNRGGSSTLAAPTPARSFNGRLVALVVVATLIVFLAAPTAKIFLDQRSQISELRSSISHEQQRQQQLKREEQLWGDDSYVEQQARERMSYVMPGESAYVVLGADTAPHQAAESSAEQVEAGRPAWADGLWQSVVDSAYPQEDITLEPEPRESSSK
- the eno gene encoding phosphopyruvate hydratase produces the protein MAMIIALQARQILDSRGNPTVEVEALLDDGSFGRAAVPSGASTGEFEAVERRDGDKKVYQGKGVLDAVHAVDEELEQVVVGLDASDQRAVDQAMLELDGTDNKAKLGANAILGASMAIARAAASSADLPLYKYLGGPNAHVLPVPMMNILNGGSHADSNVDIQEFMIAPIGAPTFSEALRWGVEVYHSLKSVLKDRGLSTGLGDEGGFAPNLESNAAALDLILEAIDKAGYKPGRDIALALDVASSEFFDKGTYTFEGKKRSAEEMSAYFADLVEKYPLVSIEDPLDEDDWKGWATLTEHIGDKVQLVGDDLFVTNPERLARGIQEGVANALLVKVNQIGSLTETFDAVELAQRNGYRCMISHRSGETEDTTIADIAVAVNAGQIKTGAPARSERVAKYNQLLRIEEELGDAATYAGASAFPRFAAK